In a genomic window of Amycolatopsis japonica:
- a CDS encoding DUF559 domain-containing protein, whose product MGRRAVLEGLARGVLVQPWRGVVVHAADLLKLPTLAQAALLAIGPPAVLSGVTSLALHGISAAEGAAVHLTVPYSRRVESRSGLVVHRAEFHPSDIVELDELPVFSLDRALADHLCDGAERTAFAALEEAMHNLTPDHRAVLHANVRDRLLDRRDRRGIHRAQMLLALATGEAESPSESILRLIVVEAGLPVPVAQYEIGTIDGRKLYVLDLAWPELRIALEYDGYAAHEGRQDYDAERDARMAARGWITIRATAADLRDPRRLLAELRGAFERRTARLA is encoded by the coding sequence TTGGGGCGGAGAGCCGTCCTCGAAGGCTTGGCGCGCGGCGTGCTGGTGCAGCCGTGGCGGGGTGTCGTCGTCCACGCCGCGGATCTGCTCAAGCTGCCGACGCTGGCGCAGGCGGCATTGCTCGCGATCGGGCCGCCCGCCGTCCTGTCCGGCGTCACTTCTCTTGCCCTGCATGGGATTTCGGCTGCGGAGGGCGCCGCGGTCCACCTGACCGTCCCGTACTCGAGACGGGTCGAATCGAGGTCAGGGCTCGTGGTGCACAGGGCGGAATTTCACCCGTCCGATATCGTCGAACTGGACGAACTTCCCGTGTTCTCGTTGGACCGCGCGCTGGCCGATCACCTCTGCGACGGTGCCGAACGAACAGCGTTCGCCGCGCTCGAAGAGGCCATGCACAACCTCACGCCGGACCATCGGGCGGTGCTGCACGCCAACGTCCGGGATCGCCTTCTCGACCGTCGCGACCGGCGAGGTATCCACAGGGCACAGATGCTGCTCGCGCTCGCGACGGGCGAGGCCGAATCGCCGTCGGAGAGCATCCTGCGATTGATCGTCGTGGAGGCCGGACTGCCGGTGCCGGTCGCCCAATACGAGATCGGCACCATCGACGGGCGGAAGCTGTACGTCCTCGACCTCGCGTGGCCTGAGTTGCGTATCGCCCTGGAGTACGACGGCTACGCCGCTCACGAGGGCAGGCAGGACTACGACGCGGAGCGGGACGCCCGGATGGCGGCGCGCGGATGGATCACGATTCGTGCGACGGCGGCCGACCTGCGGGATCCGCGACGGTTACTGGCGGAGTTGCGGGGAGCGTTCGAGCGTCGTACGGCGCGACTCGCGTGA
- the scpA gene encoding methylmalonyl-CoA mutase has protein sequence MTIPNFAGIELGSPEPGDRPQWTEALHAATGKGPDALAWETPEGIGVKPVYTADDLSGVDFLGTYPGVAPYLRGPYPTMYVNQPWTIRQYAGFSTAEESNAFYRRNLAAGQKGLSVAFDLATHRGYDSDHPRVAGDVGMAGVAIDSIYDMRQLFDGIPLDKMSVSMTMNGAVLPVLALYVVAAEEQGVTPDKLAGTIQNDILKEFMVRNTYIYPPQPSMRIISDIFSFTSRNMPKYNSISISGYHMQEAGATADLELAYTLADGVEYIRAGVEAGLDVDKFAPRLSFFWAIGMNFFMEVAKLRAARLLWAKLVKGFEPKSSKSLSLRTHSQTSGWSLTAQDVYNNVVRTCVEAMAATQGHTQSLHTNALDEALALPTDFSARIARNTQLLLQQESGTTRVIDPWGGSAFVEKLTYDLARKAWGHITEVEQAGGMAKAIDAGIPKLRIEEAAARTQARIDSGRQPVIGVNKYQVTDDEQIDVLKVDNAGVRAQQLEKLRRLREERDEDATQDALRRLTAGAESDGNLLALAIDAARAKATVGEISDSLEKIWGRHSGQIRTISGVYREEVGKTENVEQARELVEKFAEEEGRRPRILVAKMGQDGHDRGQKVIATGFADIGFDVDVGPLFSTPGEVARQAIEADVHVIGVSSLAAGHLSLVPALRAELAEQGREDIIVVVGGVIPPQDYEELRAAGAAAIFGPGTVIAEAAIDLIGQLTAQES, from the coding sequence ATGACCATCCCGAACTTCGCCGGAATCGAGCTCGGCAGCCCCGAGCCGGGCGACCGTCCTCAGTGGACCGAAGCCTTGCACGCCGCCACTGGCAAGGGCCCCGACGCGCTCGCGTGGGAGACGCCGGAGGGTATCGGCGTCAAGCCGGTGTACACCGCCGACGATCTGTCCGGAGTGGACTTCCTCGGCACGTATCCCGGTGTCGCGCCGTACCTGCGCGGCCCGTACCCGACGATGTACGTCAACCAGCCGTGGACCATCCGCCAGTACGCGGGTTTCTCCACCGCCGAGGAGTCGAACGCCTTCTACCGCCGCAACCTCGCCGCCGGGCAGAAGGGCCTCTCGGTCGCCTTCGACCTCGCGACGCACCGCGGTTACGACTCCGATCACCCGCGTGTCGCCGGTGACGTCGGCATGGCGGGCGTCGCGATCGACTCGATCTACGACATGCGCCAGCTCTTCGACGGCATCCCGCTCGACAAGATGAGCGTTTCGATGACCATGAACGGCGCCGTCCTGCCGGTGCTCGCGCTCTACGTCGTCGCGGCCGAGGAACAGGGGGTCACGCCGGACAAACTGGCCGGGACCATCCAGAACGACATCCTCAAGGAGTTCATGGTCCGCAACACCTACATCTACCCGCCGCAGCCGTCGATGCGGATCATCTCGGACATCTTCTCGTTCACCTCGCGGAACATGCCGAAGTACAACTCGATCTCCATCTCCGGCTACCACATGCAGGAAGCCGGGGCGACCGCCGATCTGGAGCTGGCGTACACGCTCGCGGACGGTGTCGAGTACATCCGCGCCGGCGTCGAGGCCGGGCTGGACGTCGACAAGTTCGCACCGCGCCTGTCCTTCTTCTGGGCGATCGGGATGAACTTCTTCATGGAGGTCGCGAAACTCCGCGCGGCGCGTCTTCTGTGGGCGAAGCTGGTGAAGGGCTTCGAGCCCAAGTCGTCGAAGTCCCTGTCGTTGAGGACGCATTCGCAGACCTCCGGCTGGTCGCTGACCGCGCAGGACGTCTACAACAACGTCGTCCGCACCTGTGTCGAGGCGATGGCGGCGACCCAGGGCCACACGCAGTCGTTGCACACCAACGCCCTCGACGAGGCGCTGGCGCTGCCGACCGACTTCTCCGCCCGCATCGCGCGGAACACGCAGTTGTTGCTGCAGCAGGAATCCGGCACCACGCGCGTCATCGACCCGTGGGGCGGCAGCGCGTTCGTCGAGAAGCTGACGTACGACCTCGCGCGCAAGGCGTGGGGCCACATCACCGAGGTCGAGCAGGCGGGCGGGATGGCGAAGGCGATCGACGCCGGCATCCCCAAGCTGCGCATCGAAGAGGCCGCGGCGCGGACGCAGGCGCGGATCGACTCCGGCCGCCAGCCGGTGATCGGCGTCAACAAGTACCAAGTGACCGACGACGAGCAGATCGACGTGCTCAAGGTCGACAACGCGGGCGTGCGCGCGCAGCAGCTGGAGAAGCTGCGGCGGCTGCGTGAAGAGCGCGACGAGGACGCCACCCAGGACGCGCTGCGGCGGCTCACCGCGGGCGCCGAGTCCGACGGGAACCTGCTCGCGCTGGCCATCGACGCCGCGAGGGCGAAAGCCACCGTCGGCGAGATCTCCGACTCGCTGGAGAAGATCTGGGGGCGCCACTCCGGCCAGATTCGTACCATCTCCGGTGTGTACCGCGAGGAGGTCGGCAAGACCGAGAACGTCGAGCAGGCGCGCGAGCTGGTCGAGAAGTTCGCCGAGGAGGAAGGCCGCCGTCCCCGGATCCTGGTCGCGAAGATGGGCCAGGACGGCCACGACCGCGGCCAGAAGGTGATCGCGACCGGCTTCGCCGACATCGGTTTCGACGTCGACGTCGGCCCGCTGTTCTCCACGCCCGGCGAGGTCGCGCGGCAGGCGATCGAGGCGGACGTGCACGTGATCGGCGTTTCGTCGCTGGCCGCCGGGCACCTCTCGCTGGTGCCCGCGCTGCGCGCCGAACTCGCCGAGCAGGGCCGCGAGGACATCATCGTCGTGGTCGGCGGCGTCATCCCGCCGCAGGACTACGAGGAGCTGCGCGCGGCGGGCGCGGCGGCGATCTTCGGCCCCGGCACGGTGATCGCCGAAGCCGCGATCGACCTCATCGGACAGCTGACCGCCCAGGAGTCCTGA
- a CDS encoding gamma-glutamylcyclotransferase, protein MPLYAAYGSNMEPAQMLERAPHSPMAGTGWLEGWRLTFGGEDLGWEGALATIVEDPGSRVFVVLYDVTSLDEPNLDRWEGGELGIHSKIRLRVQTMDGSVLAWLYVLDAYEGGLPSARYLGVLADAAEAAGAPADYVDALRTRPCQGISG, encoded by the coding sequence GTGCCGTTGTATGCCGCGTATGGATCCAATATGGAGCCCGCCCAGATGCTGGAGCGCGCTCCGCACTCGCCCATGGCCGGCACCGGCTGGCTGGAGGGCTGGAGGCTGACCTTCGGCGGCGAGGACCTCGGCTGGGAAGGCGCGCTGGCGACCATCGTCGAAGACCCGGGCTCCCGGGTCTTCGTGGTGTTGTACGACGTCACCTCGCTGGACGAGCCCAATCTCGACCGCTGGGAAGGCGGCGAGCTGGGCATCCACTCCAAGATCCGCCTCCGCGTGCAGACCATGGACGGCTCCGTGCTGGCGTGGCTGTACGTCCTGGACGCCTACGAGGGCGGCCTCCCGTCCGCGCGCTACCTCGGCGTGCTGGCCGACGCGGCCGAGGCCGCCGGCGCCCCCGCCGACTACGTCGACGCCCTCCGCACCCGCCCCTGCCAGGGCATCTCCGGCTGA
- a CDS encoding amidohydrolase → MTVLDSRPDIPGDPEGRVVAPIEAPTALISEAGVSMAPVHDLGAGRGPFWLDDWLRANATDVVAWRRRIHAHPELSRHEFATTELVMSLLRSVGLKPWVLPSGTGVVCDIGSGDRCVALRADMDALPLTEATGLPYASKTDGAAHMCGHDAHTAILLGAARALAGAPELPGRVRLIFQPAEEVMPGGALDMIAAGAMEGVERIYGLHCDPRLEVGKVGLRVGALTSAADLIELRLTSPGGHTSRPHLTADLVHALGTVITSLPAVLSRRVDPRSGTVLVWGAVHAGQAANAVPQDGVLRGTLRTADHEVWTMLEPLVAASVESLLAPTGVGFSLDYRRGVPPVVSDPESHALMRAGVEAALGETAVAGTEQSSGGEDFGWYLEHVQGAFARLGVWSGEGPMADIHRPTFTLDERSLLCGVRTLVHTALATLA, encoded by the coding sequence GTGACGGTGCTCGATTCACGTCCGGACATTCCAGGCGACCCCGAGGGTCGCGTCGTAGCCCCTATAGAGGCGCCCACCGCGCTGATCTCCGAGGCCGGCGTCAGCATGGCACCTGTGCATGATCTGGGTGCCGGGCGCGGCCCCTTCTGGCTCGACGACTGGCTCCGCGCGAACGCCACCGACGTCGTCGCGTGGCGTCGTCGCATCCACGCGCACCCGGAGCTCTCCCGCCACGAGTTCGCCACGACCGAACTGGTCATGTCCCTGCTCCGCTCGGTGGGGCTCAAGCCATGGGTGCTGCCCTCGGGCACCGGCGTGGTCTGCGACATCGGCAGCGGCGACCGCTGCGTCGCGCTGCGCGCCGACATGGACGCCCTGCCGCTGACCGAGGCCACCGGGCTCCCGTACGCCTCCAAGACCGACGGCGCCGCGCATATGTGCGGGCACGACGCGCATACGGCGATCCTCCTGGGCGCCGCCCGGGCGCTGGCGGGCGCGCCGGAGCTGCCGGGCCGGGTGCGGCTGATCTTCCAGCCCGCCGAGGAGGTCATGCCCGGCGGCGCGCTGGACATGATCGCGGCGGGCGCGATGGAAGGCGTCGAGCGGATCTACGGGCTGCACTGCGACCCGCGGCTCGAGGTCGGCAAGGTCGGGCTGCGCGTCGGCGCGCTGACCTCGGCCGCCGACCTCATCGAGCTGCGGCTCACGTCGCCGGGCGGGCACACCTCGCGGCCGCATCTGACCGCGGACCTGGTGCACGCGCTCGGCACCGTGATCACGTCGCTGCCCGCGGTCCTTTCGCGGCGTGTCGACCCGCGATCCGGGACCGTGCTGGTCTGGGGCGCGGTGCACGCCGGGCAGGCCGCGAACGCCGTCCCGCAGGACGGGGTGCTGCGCGGCACGCTGCGCACGGCGGACCACGAGGTCTGGACGATGCTGGAGCCGCTCGTCGCGGCTTCGGTGGAGTCGCTGCTCGCGCCGACCGGGGTCGGGTTCTCCCTCGACTACCGCCGCGGCGTGCCGCCGGTCGTCTCCGATCCGGAGTCGCACGCGCTGATGCGGGCCGGCGTCGAGGCCGCCCTCGGCGAGACCGCCGTGGCCGGGACCGAGCAGTCGTCCGGTGGCGAGGACTTCGGGTGGTACCTGGAGCACGTCCAGGGCGCCTTCGCTCGCCTCGGCGTGTGGTCCGGTGAAGGCCCGATGGCCGACATCCACCGCCCGACCTTCACCCTCGACGAGCGTTCGCTCCTGTGCGGAGTCCGCACGCTGGTCCACACCGCCCTGGCCACCCTGGCCTGA
- the meaB gene encoding methylmalonyl Co-A mutase-associated GTPase MeaB — translation MPRKIDVGALAKGVLAGDRGLLSRAITLVESNRDDHRAQAQELLVELLPHAGGARRVGITGVPGVGKSTFIDQLGTDLTEAGHKVAVLAVDPSSTRTGGSILGDKTRMARLAVDPKAFIRPSPTSGTLGGVARATRETIVLMEAAGYDIVLVETVGVGQSEVTVANMVDCFLFLTLARTGDQLQGIKKGVLELADVIAVNKADGDHERDAKRAARELAGALRMIYGRDAEWTPPVLTCSALTDVGLDEIWAEIGRHRDVLTASGELDGRRRRQQVEWTWAMVREQLLGRLAAHPDVRAVVPDVERAVRDGELTPTLAAQRILEAFSGPPRGG, via the coding sequence TTGCCGCGCAAGATCGACGTCGGGGCGCTGGCCAAAGGTGTCCTCGCGGGTGACCGCGGCCTGCTGTCGCGGGCGATCACGCTCGTCGAGTCCAATCGGGACGATCACCGGGCGCAGGCGCAGGAGCTGCTGGTGGAGCTGCTCCCGCACGCGGGTGGCGCGCGGCGCGTCGGCATCACCGGGGTTCCCGGTGTCGGCAAGTCGACCTTCATCGATCAGCTCGGCACGGATCTGACCGAGGCCGGGCACAAGGTCGCCGTGCTGGCCGTCGACCCGTCGTCGACGCGGACCGGTGGCTCGATCCTGGGCGACAAGACCCGGATGGCGCGGCTCGCGGTGGACCCGAAGGCGTTCATCCGCCCTTCGCCGACTTCGGGCACGCTCGGCGGCGTCGCGCGGGCGACCCGCGAGACGATCGTGCTGATGGAGGCGGCCGGGTACGACATCGTGCTGGTCGAGACCGTCGGCGTCGGGCAGTCCGAGGTGACCGTGGCGAACATGGTCGACTGCTTCCTGTTCCTGACCCTGGCCCGCACCGGCGACCAGCTGCAGGGGATCAAGAAGGGCGTCCTCGAACTCGCGGACGTCATCGCGGTCAACAAGGCCGACGGCGACCACGAACGCGACGCGAAACGCGCGGCTCGCGAACTGGCGGGCGCGTTGCGGATGATCTACGGCCGGGACGCCGAGTGGACGCCCCCGGTGCTGACCTGCAGCGCGCTCACCGACGTCGGGCTCGACGAGATCTGGGCCGAAATCGGGCGTCACCGTGACGTGCTGACCGCTTCGGGTGAACTGGACGGGCGGCGACGGCGGCAGCAGGTGGAGTGGACCTGGGCGATGGTCCGCGAACAGCTGCTCGGGCGGCTCGCCGCGCATCCGGACGTGCGAGCGGTCGTTCCGGACGTCGAACGGGCGGTCCGGGACGGTGAGCTGACCCCGACGCTGGCCGCCCAACGGATTCTGGAGGCGTTCTCCGGTCCTCCGCGTGGCGGCTGA